Part of the Bacteroides acidifaciens genome, CGTGGCATCGAATCTTTGAATCAAATAGAGAGACTGGGGCGCATCGGCTTCAATGACACCATGCCTTCACCTGTGAAACAGGATATTAAAAATATCTACGGCAACATGATTGCCGCCTATAAGGCTGCCGGTCTGAAAGAAGGATACATTTTGACTGCACTCAACTATTTGGAGTGGAGACGTAATGCGGATAGAAGTGTCATGCTTTTAAAAATTAAGGCAGGGCGTCGGGGATTGACTGAAGATACGTACCTGACAGCGTTGAATACATTGAAAAGCAAGTTTGCGTCGGAACCTGTTAGCGCGGAAGTCTATTTGGCGCAGGCCCGCTATGCTATTGAGAAAGAACAACAAATCAATGCCTTGCAACTCTGTGATGAGGCGATTCGCCTTTATCCGAATTATCGCAGGATAAATGCAGTGAAGAATCTTCGGGAAGAGATTTTAGCGCCTTCGTTGAACGTCAGGGCAGCGGGGCAGGCTTTTCCGAATGAAGAGATAAAGCTGGATGTCTTCCATAAGAATCTGGACGGATTCACCCTACGGCTGTATCGGGAGAAAAAACTGGTGAAAGAGCAGCATTACTCCGTTCTTCGTCCGCAGGATTACCGTACACAAGATACAGTATTCACGTTCAAGGCTCCCGACCTCGGTTCTTATGTGATGCGCATCGTGCCGGATATTCGTGCGAAGCGAGATAGCGAAAGCAACTTTAATGTGACACGTTTCAAAGTGCTGACATGCCGTCTGCCTGGGAATCAATATGAAGTGGTGGCATTGGACGGACAGACCGGTCATCCCGTTCCCAATACAAAAATTACACTATATAATAATGTAGAGAAAGTATTGCAGGAGTTTACGACGGGAGAAGACGGTAGGGTCGTATTCCCTTGGAAATCCGAATACCGGTATCTGAAAGCTTCGAAAGGTGCAGATACGGCGATGCCGAGACAAGGCATTTATGGTGGAAGTTTCGGGTATTACGGTGATGCGTACAAGGTGACTGAAGGTATGACGCTGTTGACCGACCGCTCTCTGTATCGTCCCGGTCAGACAGTGTATGTGAAAGGTATTGCTTATACACAGAATTCGGATACGGCAAACGTGCTTCCGAACAAAAACTACACAGTCGTTTTATTGGACGCAAATAATCAGGAAGTGGGACAGAAGTCCGTACGTACCAATGACTTTGGCTCATTTACTGTTGATTTTGCATTGCCTTCGGCTTGCCTGAACGGAATGTTCTCTTTGACGGCAGGAGACGGCAGGACGAATATCCGTGTGGAAGATTATAAACGTCCGACATTCGACATAACTTTTGAAAAACAGATGGGAAGTTACAAGCTCGGAGATGAGGTGCAGGTGAAAGGGAAGATACAATCTTATAGCGGTGTGCTGCTTCAAGACCTTCCGGTGAAATATACCGTGAAGCGTTCTACTTACAGTTTTTGGAGAATCTCGGAATCTACACAGCTTGCTTCTGGTGAAGTGACTGCCGACGCGAATGGAGAATTCACGATACCGGTTCGCCTGGAAGAAAGTGACGCTTATAAGAATAATGATAAGGTTTACTATCGTTATTCTGTTGAAGCTACTGTTACCAATGTGGCGGGTGAAACTCAGTCCTCTACGGACGTGATTTCAGCAGGTAGCCGTTCGTTGGTTTTGCAGCCGGAGTTGCAGGAAAAGACTTGTAAGGATACGCCGTTCAGCATCGTGTTTAATGCGCAGAACTTGAACGGACAACCTGTGGAAGTGAAAGGAAATTATGCCCTGTATGCTGCGAAAGATAAAGATTTTAAAGATTTGGGCGAGAGCCCGGTTGCGACGGGAACGTTTACTTCCAATGAGGACATGATGCTCAACTGGGAGAATATTCCGTCGGGAGCTTATGTACTGAAAGCATCGGTAAAAGACAGCCAGGGCAAGGAAGTGACGGCAGACACCCATACCATTCTTTTCTCCAAAGAAGATAAACGTCCGCCTGTACAGTCTACCGTGTGGTTTTATGCGCCGAATACGGAGTTTGATGCTGCCCATCCGGCAGTGTTCTGTTTCGGGACTTCGGAAAAAGATGTCTATGTGATGATGAATGTGTTCTCCGGTGATAAACTGTTGGAAAGTAAGATGCTGAACCTATCCGATACGATTGTGCGATTTAACTATCCGTATGAGGAAAGTTATGGTGATGGTATCTGTGTGAATTTCTGCATGGTGAGAGACGGGCAGGTATATCAGGAACAGATTCAAGTGAAGAAACGCCTGCCGGATAAGACGCTGACAATGAAGTGGGAAGTGTTCCGCGACAAGTTGCGTCCCGGACAAAAGGAAGAATGGAAACTGACAATTAAGACCCCGCAAGGACAGGCTGCCGATGCGGAAATGCTGGCAACGATGTATGATGCCTCACTGGATAAAATATGGAATCATAAGCAGGAATTACGGGTGTACTACAATCAGATACTCCCTTATTTTAATTGGATGAGCGGGTATGCCGGAAATAATTCGTTCAATTACTGGTGGAATAACCAGTATCTAAAAGTGCCTGCAATGTTGTATGACAGATTTGTCGTGCAGCCGGGATTTGGCGTTGAAGAATTGCTTGCGGTAACGAACAATGCGGCAATATATGGTGCATCGGCACAAGGAAGGATTATGATACGTGGAGTGGCGAGCCGGAGCGTGAAGAAGGAGATGTCTTCACCGGCTATGGTAGCCGATGCTGCCCAAGAAGTAGAATTTACGGCAGGTTGGGGACAAACAGAAATACTGGATAAAGCGGATACGTCCTCCGAAGAGGAAACACTTCCCGAAGCCCCTGCCGACCTGCGTACGAATCTTGTCGAAACAGCCTTCTTCTATCCGCAACTCCGTACCAACGAGCAAGGGGAGATTTCCTTCTCATTCACCATGCCCGAAAGTCTGACACGCTGGAACTTCCGCGGATATTCTCATACAAAGGGAATGTTGATAGGAACACTGGACGGTGAAGCCACCACCAGCAAGGAATTTATGCTTACTCCCAATTTGCCGCGTTTCGTACGTGTAGGGGATAAAACTTCCATTGCAGCTTCTATCTCCAACATGACAGGTAAGCTGCAAGCGGGAACAGTAAGCATGGTTCTTTTCGACCCGATGACGGAAAAGGTGGTCAGTACACAGAAACAGAAATTCTCCGTTGAGGCGGGAAAGACGATTGGTGTGAACTTCATGTTTACCGTAAGTGATAAATACGAAATACTGGGATGCCGGATGATAGCCGATAGCGGCACATTCAGCGACGGAGAACAACAATTGCTTCCGGTGCTCAGCAACAAAGAACATCTGGTAGAGACGCTTCCGATGCCTGTACGTGGAGAAGAAACCCGTACTTTCTCACTCGATAGCCTGTTCAATCAGCACAGCAAGACGGCAACCGACCGTAAACTGACAATTGAATTTACCGGAAATCCTGCTTGGTATGCTATTCAGGCATTGCCCTCTTTGAGTCTTCCGGTCAATAATAATGCTATTTCGTGGGCTACTGCTTATTATGCGAATACATTGGCTTCATATATAATGAACGGCCAGCCACGTATCAAGGCAGTGTTCGATAGCTGGAAACTTCAAGGTGGTACAAAAGAGACGTTCCTCAGCAATCTGCAAAAGAATCAGGAAGTGAAGAATATCCTCTTGTCCGAATCGCCGTGGGTACTCGAAGCGCAGACCGAAGAACAACAGAAAGAGCGTATCGCTACACTGTTTGATTTGAACAATATCCGCAGCAACAATATCGCTGCCTTGACAAGGTTGCAGGAGTTACAGAGTTCCGACGGCGCATGGTCATGGTATAAAGGTATGAACGGCAGTAGTTATGTTACTGCTTATATTGCGGAATTGAACGCCCGCCTTGCCTTGTTGACTGGCGAGAAGTTGAGCGGAACCGCGCTTTCTTTGCAGACTAATGCGTTGAAGTATCTACACCAGTCGGCTTTGGATGAGTATAAGAATATTCTTAAAGCACAGAAAGAGAGAGCGAAGTTCACAGGAGTTTCAAGCGGTATCCTGCAATATCTGTATATTATCGCCATTTCCGGCGAACAGGTTCCTGCGGCTAATAAAGCGGCTTACGCTTATTATCTCTCCAAGGTAAAAGAACTGCTTCCGTCAGCTTCGATGGATACCAAGGCTATCGCTGCTATCGTGCTTGATAAAGCCGGACGTAAGCAAGAAGCGCAGGAGTTTGTCGCTTCCTTGAAAGAACATCTGACGAAAACGGATGAACAGGGCATGTTCTTTGCTTTCAACGAGAATCCTTATACGTGGGGCGGAATGAAGATGCAGGCCCACGTAGACGTGATGGAAGCATTGGAATTGATTGGCGGCAACACGGAGACGGTAGAGGAAATGAAGCTCTGGTTGCTGAAACAGAAGCAAACGCAGCAGTGGAACTCTCCGGTGGCTACTGCTGATGCGGTATATGCGCTACTGATGAAAGGCACTAACCTGCTCGATAACCAGGGCGACGTACGTATCGTGATTGCCAATGAAGTGATGGAAACAGTTTCACCGAGCAAGACTACCGTTCCGGGACTGGGATACATCAAGCGTTCGTTTACGCAGAAGAATGTGGTGGACGCCCGCAAGATTGAAGTGGAAAAGAGAAATCCGGGTATTGCCTGGGGGGCTGTTTATGCGGAGTACGAATCACCGATAAGTGATGTGAGACAGCAGGGCGGTGAATTGAATGTACAGAAGCAATTGTATGTGGAACGTATGGTGGACAACGCGCCGCAACTGCAACCTGTTACGTCAAAGACGGTGCTTCAGGTGGGGGATAAAGTCGTTTCACGCCTGAGTATCCGTGCAGACCGTGCAATGGATTTCGTACAGTTGAAAGACCAGCGTGGAGCTTGCTTCGAACCTATCGGCAGTGTATCCGGTTATCGCTGGGACAACGGAATCGGTTATTATGTAGACATCAAGGACGCTTCCACCAACTTCTTCTTCGACCATCTCGGAAAAGGGGTGTATGTGCTGGAATATAGTTACCGCGTGAGCCGTACAGGAACCTATGAAACGGGACTGGCGACCATGCAATGTGCCTATGCGCCGGAATATGCTTCACATTCCGCCTCAATGACGGTGGAAGTGAAATAATTATTTATTAACGGTGAACGTTTGGCGTTCACCGTTAATAATCCTTTCAATCCAATCAATATCTCATCTAAAACAGCTACATTTGTGCACCAAATAAAATGTATCGCATGAAACGTAGTTTACTATCTATATTTTTTCTACTTACTGTCGCTTTGGCAGCCGTTGCCCAACCCCGTATCTCTTCGAATAAAGAGACACACAACTTTGGACAAATAGAGTGGAAACGTCCGGTGACAGTGGAATATACAATAACTAATACCGGTAACCAGCCGTTGGTTCTTACTAATGTCACTACTTCCTGTGCCTGCTCCGTTGCCGACTGGACAAAGGAGCCGATTGCTCCGGGAGCGAAAGGAACGGTAAAGGCTTCTTTTGATGCGAAAGCATTGGGACGTTTTGAAAAGTCGGTCGGGATATATAGCAATGCTACTCCGAATCTGGTTTATCTGAAGTTTACCGGAGAGGTGGTGCAGGAAGTGAAGGATTTTACAAAGATTCTTCCATATGCTATCGGAAATATACGTCTGGACCGTGACGAGTTTGCTTTCACTGATGTATATCATGGTCAGCAGCCTTCATTCACCTTCAATATAGCTAACCTGTCCGACCGTCCGTACGAACCGGTATTGATGCATTTGCCGCCTTATCTCAAAATGGAAGCGGAACCGAAAGTCCTGTTGAAAGGAAAGAAAGGGACAGTCAAACTGACGCTGGATGCCAGCCAGTTGAAAGATTACGGATTGACACAGACTTCGGTTTACCTTTCCCGTTTCGCCGGTGATAAGGTGAGCGAAGATAACGAAATACCTGTCTCGGCTATTCTTCTTCCCGATTTCTCACGTATGACGGCTACAGATTCTCTGAATGCTCCTGCTATGCGTATTTCGGAAACGGATATCGACCTCAGCGTGCCGTTGATTAAGAAGAAAAAGGCTAGTTATGATATATTGATTGCTAATGCGGGAAAGACGCCGCTGATTATTAGTAAACTGCAAGTCTTTAATTCATCGGTAGGGGTGAGCCTGAAGAAAACGGTACTTCCGCCGGATGGAATGACGAAGCTCAAAGTGACGATTCGCAAGCGTGATGTAGGTAATAAGAAACATCATTTACGTATTTTGATGATAACAAACGACCCGATGCGCCCGAAAGTCGAAATCAATATCAAACGCTAAATCTTATTGTCATGGAACATCCTGAAAATGGTGAAGAATACAAAGGACTCGTTGTCAACAAAGGCATTGAGCAACCTTCGTCTGTGAATCCTTATTTGAAACGGAAACCTAAAAAACGCCAGCTTTCGGTAGCTGAGTTTGTGGAAGGTATAACAAAAGGTGATGTCACTATATTGAGTCAGGCTGTGACACTGGTGGAAAGTGTGAAACCCGAACATCAGACTGTCGCCCAGGAGGTGATAGAGAAGTGTCTGCCATTCTCCGGCAATTCTATCCGGGTAGGAATCAGTGGTGTTCCCGGTGCGGGAAAGAGTACGTCGATAGATGTATTCGGTCTGCATGTGCTCGAAAAAGGCGGGAAGCTGGCTGTATTGGCTATCGACCCGAGCAGTGAGCGCAGTAAAGGCAGTATCTTGGGAGACAAGACTCGCATGGAGCAGCTTTCCGTGCATCCTAAATCATTTATCCGCCCTAGCCCTTCGGCTGGTTCGTTGGGTGGTGTGGCACGCAAGACCCGTGAGACGATTGTGCTTTGTGAAGCTGCCGGATTCGATAAGATTTTTGTGGAAACGGTTGGCGTAGGACAGAGCGAGACGGCTGTTCATTCAATGGTGGACTTCTTCCTGCTGATTCAATTGGCGGGGACAGGAGATGAATTGCAGGGTATCAAACGCGGTATCATGGAAATGGCGGACGGCATTGTGATTAACAAAGCGGATGGTGATAATCTGGAACGCGCCAAACAGGCTGCCTCTCAGTTCCGCAATGCGTTGCATCTGTTTCCTGCATCCGAATCGGGCTGGACACCACAAGTTCTGACATATTCCGGCTTCTATAATTTAGGTGTCAAGGAAGTATGGGACATGGTATATGCGTATATTGACTTTGTAAAAGAGAACGGTTATTTTGAATATCGCCGTAACGAACAAAGCAAATATTGGATGTATGAAAGCATCAACGAGCAACTGCGCGACAGTTTCTATCATAACCCGAAGATTGAAGCGATGCTTCTGGAAAAAGAGCGTCAGGTGTTGAGTGGCAATCTGACTTCATTTATTGCTGCCAAAAGTTTGCTTGATACTTATTTCGATGATTTATCTTTAATCTAGAGAAAATACGTTAAAAATTTCATTGTTCATTCGGGATGATGTGCTTTTCGTGTGTATTTACTATAGAGCGAAAAGTATAGATATATGACATGAATAATTTTTATCGACTTAAATACCTTATGAACAAAACCTTGTTAACCGGTCTTTTGTGCTGCACCCTCACAGCGCAAAGTTTTGCAGACCAACCATTAGAGGGCTTTACGTATGCTTCGGTGAATGCCCCGACAGGAAATGAATGGGAATCTCCCGAAAATCTGGCATTGAATAAGGAACAGCCTCATGCTTATTTCTTTTCATTCCAAAATTTGGAAAGCGCCCGTAAAGTATTGCCTGAGAACAGTAAATACTGGCAGTCGCTCGATGGGGACTGGAAGTTCCATTGGGCTCCTGACCCGGATTCCCGCCCGAAGGATTTTTATCGGACAGATTTCGATGTGGCTTCATGGGATGTAATCCCAGTGCCGTCCAGTTGGAATATTTACGGTATTCAGAAGGACGGAAGTCAGAAGTATGGAACACCTATTTATGTCAACCAGCCGGTTATCTTCCAGCATAGCGTGAAAGTGGACGACTGGCGCGGGGGAGTGATGCGTACGCCGCCTACTAACTGGACAACGTATAAGGTTCGTAATGAAGTGGGTTCGTTCCGTCGTGATTTCGATATACCGCAGGATTGGGACGGACGTGAAATCTTTATCAGTTTCGGTGGGGTGGATTCTTTCTTCTATCTATGGATTAATGGTAAATATGTAGGTTTCTCCAAAAACTCACGCAACACTGCCAATTTTAATATAACTCCCTATCTGCATAAGGGTAAGAACACGGTAGCTGCCGAAGTATATCGCAGTTCGGACGGGTCGTTCCTGGAAGCTCAGGATATGTTCCGTTTGCCGGGTATCTTCCGTACGGTAGCTCTGTATTCGGTTCCCAAGGTTCATTTCCGCGATTTGGTGGCTACTCCTGATTTGGATGCGGCTTATACGGATGGTTCTTTGACTATCAATGCCGATATCCGTAATTTGGATAAGAAAGCGGTGAAAAACTATAAAGTGTATTATTCACTGTATACCAACAAGCTCTACTCTGATGAGAATACATTGGTGGATGGCGTTTTATCTCCTGTCATGGAGAAAATTGAACCGAACGGAACGGGCAGGATTCAGACTGTATTTCATGTAAAAGCTCCGAATAAATGGTCGGCAGAGTTTCCTTATCGTTATACGCTTGTAGCCGAATTGAAGGATAAGAAGAATAGGACGATTGAAACGGTTTCTACTATTGTAGGGTTCCGTAAGGTGGAAATCAAAGATACTCCTGCATCGGCGGACGAATTCGGGCTTGCAGGACGTTACTACTATATCAATGGAAAAACTGTCAAACTGAAAGGCGTAAACCGCCATGAATCTAATCCGGCAGTGGGACATGCCATCACCCGTGAGATGATGGAGAAGGAAATTATGTTGATGAAACGTGCCAATATTAATCATGTACGTAATTCGCATTATCCGGATGACCCTTATTGGTATTTCTTGTGTAATAAGTACGGCATCTACTTGGAAGATGAGGCGAATATTGAATCGCACGAATATTATTATGGTGCTGCTTCCCTCTCTCATCCCGTTGAATGGAAAAATGCGCATGTAGCGCGTGTGATGGAGATGGTACATGCGAATGTCAACAATCCGTCTATTGTTATTTGGTCATTGGGCAACGAAGCCGGACCGGGTAAGAATTTTGTGGCGGCTTATGATGCGTTGAAGAAGTTCGACTTGTCCCGTCCTGTACAGTACGAACGAAACAATGATATTGTGGATATGGGCTCTAACCAATACCCGTCTATTGGCTGGGTACGCGGTGCGGTCAAGGGGAAATATGATATCAAATATCCTTTCCATATTTCGGAGTATGCCCATTCGATGGGTAATGCCTGCGGCAATCTGGTGGATTATTGGGATGCTATGGAGGCTACCAATTTCTTTTGTGGCGGTGCTATTTGGGATTGGGTAGACCAGTCGATGTACAATTACGACCCGAAGACGGGGACACGCTATTTGGCTTATGGCGGTGATTTCGGTGATACTCCCAATGACGGGCAGTTTGTAATGAACGGAATCGTATTCGGTGATTTGGAACCGAAGCCACAATATTATGAAGTGAAGAAAGTATATCAGAATATAGATGTAAAAGCGGTCGACCTTGAAAAAGGTGTATTCGAAGTCTTCAATAAATATTATTTCAAGAATCTGGCAGACGATTATTATTTGATGTGGTCGGTTTATAAGGATGGCAAAGCTGTTCAGGCGACTCTGATAAAAGACATAAATTTGGCTCCCCGTCAGAGGATGCAAATATCTCTTCCCTATAACCGTACTGCGTTTAAAAAGGATGCAGAATATTTTGTGAAGATGCAGTTCATGCTGAAAGACCAAAGGCCATGGGCTGGCAAGGACTTTGTGATGGCAGAAGAACAGGTATTGGTTAAGGAAGCTACGGATCGTCCGTTAATCAGTGAAGTGGCTGCTGCTACTGCTACCGGAACTTTGAAGACTAACATGAATCCGGATACAAAAAAAATCGAGATAAAGGGAGAAGGTTTTGATATGAAGTTTGATTTGCAAACCGGAAGTCTTTATAGTCTGAAATATGGTGATGAAACGATTATTGCGGATGGCAACGGCCCGAAACTGGATGCGCTTCGTGCTTTTACAAACAATGATAACTGGTTCTATGCTCCCTGGTTTGAATATGGCTTGCATAACTTGAAGCACAAGCTGATAGAGTTTACCACTCGTGAGAAGGAGGGTAAGATGGTATTGAACTTTACCGTAGAATCTCAGGCTCCGAATGCTGCAAGCATCAAAGGCGGCACAAGTTCCGGTAAGAATAGTATTGTGGAACTGACAGACAAGGTCTTTGGCAATAATGACTTTAAGTTTATTACCAATCAAGTATGGACGGTATATCCGGATGGCTCTGTCGAATTGCAGTCCGGCATCACTTCCAATCGTCCCACTCTGACTTTGCCCCGTCTTGGCTATGTAATGAAAGTTCCTCAACAATATACTAACTTTACTTATTATGGTCGTGGCCCGATTGATAACTATGCGGATCGTAAAAGCGGTCAGTTTATTGAGCTGCATACCAATACGGTCGCGGGCGAGTTTGTGAATTTCCCAAAACCGCAGGATATGGGCAACCATGAAGATGTCCGCTGGTGTGCGTTGACCAATCAGGCAGGACAGGGAGCTAGTTTTATAGCTACCGATCGTCTCTCGGTTTCGGCACTTCAATATTCTGCTCTTGATTTAATTCTGGCGTCTCATCCTTACCAGTTGCCCGAAGCAGGTGATACCTATTTGCATCTGGATTGTGCGGTTACCGGTTTGGGTGGTAACAGTTGCGGTCAAGGTGGTCCTCTCGTTCAGGACAGGGTATTTGCCGGTCAGCATAATATGGGATTTATTATTCGTCCTGTTCGTGGCAAGGAGTTGGCTGCTGTTGCCAATGTTGCTCCGGCCGGGGATATTCCTTTGTCTATTACACGTACTCCTGCCGGAATAGTAGAGTTGACATCAGCAAGAAAAGATGCTGTATTCTGCTACACGATTGACGGCAGTAAGAAAGTACAGGAGTATACGGAACCTATTCCTCTTCGTAATGGCGGCATTGTGAGAGCATGGTACAAGGATAATCCGGATATCAGTGCCGTTATGAAGTTTGAAAAGATAGAAAGTATCCAGATGCAGGTGGTGTATGCCAGCAGTCAGGAATCGGGTGACGGGGATGCGGCTAACTTGGTTGATGGTGATCCAAGCACAATATGGCATACAATGTATTCTGTAACCGTTGCCAAGTATCCACATTGGGTAGACCTTGATGCTGGCGAGATGAAGGAAATTAAAGGCTTTACATATCTGCCTCGTCAGAATGGAAATAACGGTAACATAAAGGATTACTCTATTCAAGTCAGCATGGATGGCAAAGAATGGGGCGACCCGGTCCAAAAAGGAACTTTTGCTAATAATTCAAAGGAAAAGAGAGTCATGTTCAGCAAGCCGGTGAAGGCTCGTTATATTCGCTTTACTGCTTTGAGTTCGCAGAACGGACAGGACTTTGCATCCGGTGCGGAAGTGACGATTCTGGCAAATTAGACTGAAACTATTTAGGCACGGATAACGCTAATAACACGGTTCTTTGATTTACTAAAACCGTGAACTCTAGCTGGTCCGTGTCTAAATATTGATTATAGACTATTATAATTCCTTTCCCGCTTTCTCGAAATCAGCTCTCGACTTGCTTTGCGTCACAATATATACTCCAAGAAATACAAGTGCGATGGCAAGTCCTTTCTGCCAGCCAAAACTACCGATTCCCATAATAATGGCAGCAATCGTAGCTACAATCGGTTGCATATAATTATACATACTGACAACCGTAGGACGAAGCAGTCTTTGTGCTGTCATAATGCAGAGATAGGCAAGGAAACTTCCCCCTAACACTACATAAAGCACTTGAATGATAGCGACAGTAGAGATAGAAGCCCACTGGATAGTGGAAATGTCGTAATAAGAGAACGGTATATAGCACATTGAAGCATAAACGAACATCCACTTGTTGATGGTCACTGCCGAATATTGCTGAGTCAGTCCCTTGAATACGGTTAAATAAATGGAGAAACTGATTTGTGCAGTTAGGCAAAGCAAGTC contains:
- a CDS encoding DUF1573 domain-containing protein; protein product: MKRSLLSIFFLLTVALAAVAQPRISSNKETHNFGQIEWKRPVTVEYTITNTGNQPLVLTNVTTSCACSVADWTKEPIAPGAKGTVKASFDAKALGRFEKSVGIYSNATPNLVYLKFTGEVVQEVKDFTKILPYAIGNIRLDRDEFAFTDVYHGQQPSFTFNIANLSDRPYEPVLMHLPPYLKMEAEPKVLLKGKKGTVKLTLDASQLKDYGLTQTSVYLSRFAGDKVSEDNEIPVSAILLPDFSRMTATDSLNAPAMRISETDIDLSVPLIKKKKASYDILIANAGKTPLIISKLQVFNSSVGVSLKKTVLPPDGMTKLKVTIRKRDVGNKKHHLRILMITNDPMRPKVEINIKR
- the meaB gene encoding methylmalonyl Co-A mutase-associated GTPase MeaB — protein: MEHPENGEEYKGLVVNKGIEQPSSVNPYLKRKPKKRQLSVAEFVEGITKGDVTILSQAVTLVESVKPEHQTVAQEVIEKCLPFSGNSIRVGISGVPGAGKSTSIDVFGLHVLEKGGKLAVLAIDPSSERSKGSILGDKTRMEQLSVHPKSFIRPSPSAGSLGGVARKTRETIVLCEAAGFDKIFVETVGVGQSETAVHSMVDFFLLIQLAGTGDELQGIKRGIMEMADGIVINKADGDNLERAKQAASQFRNALHLFPASESGWTPQVLTYSGFYNLGVKEVWDMVYAYIDFVKENGYFEYRRNEQSKYWMYESINEQLRDSFYHNPKIEAMLLEKERQVLSGNLTSFIAAKSLLDTYFDDLSLI
- a CDS encoding glycoside hydrolase family 2 TIM barrel-domain containing protein gives rise to the protein MNKTLLTGLLCCTLTAQSFADQPLEGFTYASVNAPTGNEWESPENLALNKEQPHAYFFSFQNLESARKVLPENSKYWQSLDGDWKFHWAPDPDSRPKDFYRTDFDVASWDVIPVPSSWNIYGIQKDGSQKYGTPIYVNQPVIFQHSVKVDDWRGGVMRTPPTNWTTYKVRNEVGSFRRDFDIPQDWDGREIFISFGGVDSFFYLWINGKYVGFSKNSRNTANFNITPYLHKGKNTVAAEVYRSSDGSFLEAQDMFRLPGIFRTVALYSVPKVHFRDLVATPDLDAAYTDGSLTINADIRNLDKKAVKNYKVYYSLYTNKLYSDENTLVDGVLSPVMEKIEPNGTGRIQTVFHVKAPNKWSAEFPYRYTLVAELKDKKNRTIETVSTIVGFRKVEIKDTPASADEFGLAGRYYYINGKTVKLKGVNRHESNPAVGHAITREMMEKEIMLMKRANINHVRNSHYPDDPYWYFLCNKYGIYLEDEANIESHEYYYGAASLSHPVEWKNAHVARVMEMVHANVNNPSIVIWSLGNEAGPGKNFVAAYDALKKFDLSRPVQYERNNDIVDMGSNQYPSIGWVRGAVKGKYDIKYPFHISEYAHSMGNACGNLVDYWDAMEATNFFCGGAIWDWVDQSMYNYDPKTGTRYLAYGGDFGDTPNDGQFVMNGIVFGDLEPKPQYYEVKKVYQNIDVKAVDLEKGVFEVFNKYYFKNLADDYYLMWSVYKDGKAVQATLIKDINLAPRQRMQISLPYNRTAFKKDAEYFVKMQFMLKDQRPWAGKDFVMAEEQVLVKEATDRPLISEVAAATATGTLKTNMNPDTKKIEIKGEGFDMKFDLQTGSLYSLKYGDETIIADGNGPKLDALRAFTNNDNWFYAPWFEYGLHNLKHKLIEFTTREKEGKMVLNFTVESQAPNAASIKGGTSSGKNSIVELTDKVFGNNDFKFITNQVWTVYPDGSVELQSGITSNRPTLTLPRLGYVMKVPQQYTNFTYYGRGPIDNYADRKSGQFIELHTNTVAGEFVNFPKPQDMGNHEDVRWCALTNQAGQGASFIATDRLSVSALQYSALDLILASHPYQLPEAGDTYLHLDCAVTGLGGNSCGQGGPLVQDRVFAGQHNMGFIIRPVRGKELAAVANVAPAGDIPLSITRTPAGIVELTSARKDAVFCYTIDGSKKVQEYTEPIPLRNGGIVRAWYKDNPDISAVMKFEKIESIQMQVVYASSQESGDGDAANLVDGDPSTIWHTMYSVTVAKYPHWVDLDAGEMKEIKGFTYLPRQNGNNGNIKDYSIQVSMDGKEWGDPVQKGTFANNSKEKRVMFSKPVKARYIRFTALSSQNGQDFASGAEVTILAN